A genomic stretch from Pseudomonas alkylphenolica includes:
- a CDS encoding Csu type fimbrial protein — protein MMVLIWIAPAPLTAQVSSSFQVSAQVVAGCLVVGGGSNYGNLDFGSYSALSSGPVSTALTGTSVTLQCTPGVALSMSIGGGQNNSSGTRNLKRSTGSQLLAYQLFRDAGLSQSLGIDQSVAVTYSDPNAIKLPVYARAQLSGNLPAGSYTDVVQVVLTW, from the coding sequence ATGATGGTGCTGATATGGATTGCCCCTGCGCCATTGACAGCGCAAGTCAGCAGCAGCTTCCAGGTCAGTGCCCAGGTGGTGGCAGGATGCCTGGTGGTCGGCGGTGGGAGTAACTACGGCAACCTCGACTTCGGCAGCTATTCGGCGCTTTCCAGCGGTCCTGTCAGCACTGCACTTACCGGCACCAGCGTGACCCTGCAATGTACGCCGGGGGTGGCCCTGAGCATGAGCATCGGTGGCGGACAGAACAACAGCAGTGGCACCCGCAATCTCAAACGCAGCACGGGCTCGCAGTTGCTGGCCTATCAATTGTTTCGTGACGCCGGTCTCAGCCAGAGCCTGGGCATCGACCAGAGCGTCGCAGTGACCTACAGCGACCCCAATGCGATCAAGTTGCCGGTGTACGCTCGGGCGCAATTGAGCGGCAACCTGCCGGCTGGCAGCTACACCGATGTGGTGCAAGTGGTGCTGACCTGGTGA
- a CDS encoding Csu type fimbrial protein, translated as MKKALLLSIGPLLLVSPDVFAGMSGHIQARLVISAACQISSDSGSSIDASGAGVLDFGSQGPSWTNPLHSRLDEVGEAGSLQVRCNPSVRAFSVSINGGANGDGANRRLRNGRELIPYQLSADLSGAARYGIGQQRNFAINSAAQIPIPIYGAVLAHPKALPAGIYRDTLMVTLDW; from the coding sequence ATGAAAAAAGCCCTGTTGTTGAGTATCGGCCCGTTGTTACTGGTGAGCCCTGACGTCTTCGCTGGTATGAGCGGGCATATCCAGGCGCGACTGGTGATCAGTGCCGCCTGTCAGATCAGTAGCGACTCCGGCAGCAGTATCGATGCCTCCGGAGCCGGTGTGCTGGATTTTGGCAGCCAGGGCCCGAGCTGGACCAACCCGCTGCATTCGCGCCTGGATGAAGTGGGTGAAGCGGGCAGCCTGCAGGTGCGCTGCAACCCTTCGGTACGGGCTTTTAGCGTCAGTATCAATGGCGGCGCTAATGGCGATGGGGCCAATCGCCGCCTGCGCAATGGCCGCGAGCTGATTCCCTATCAACTGTCGGCCGACCTCTCGGGTGCGGCCCGCTATGGCATTGGCCAGCAGCGCAATTTCGCCATCAACAGTGCCGCGCAGATCCCCATACCCATCTACGGCGCGGTACTCGCCCATCCCAAGGCGCTGCCGGCCGGCATCTATCGCGACACCCTGATGGTGACCCTGGACTGGTAA
- a CDS encoding fimbria/pilus outer membrane usher protein produces the protein MLAACALLVLGCGPLLGAELPPPPSSLQAVGDAQLYLELVVNQMSSPELVAVQQRAGRLYMATADLQAAGIQVPGLSGAEVALDTISGLHTDYDSQGQRLLLQVPAAWLPTQAIGNRQLYPASDARSSFGALLNYDLYLNDTDDGGTYLAAWNELRLFDSWGTLSSTGQWRQALDGNEFDDSQRGYRRYDTTWRYTDEARLLTLEVGDVLSGALPWTSSVRLGGVQVSRDFAVRPDLVTYPLPAFAGEAAVPSSLDLFINGYKSSSAELQPGPYTLTNIPFINGAGEAVVVTTDALGRQVSTTLPFYVTSNLLQKGLSDFSVAAGSLRRDYALRDFAYGPGVAAASLRYGLSERFTLESHVESAESLTLGGVGGNWQVGNWGVVNAALSQSSFDSRSGQQWSLGYQYNSPRLGFNYQLLQRRGDYADLSLVDSPYTRLSQRSEQVTLSLNLERYGSLGAGYFDVRAGDHSRTRLLNLSWSKPLWGNSSLYLSANREIGDSQWAVQAQWVIPFDMSGTLSLSLERNNNGENLQRVNYSRAVPAGGGVGYSLGYAEGDREAYRQADLTWRLQSVQLQAGAYGTDGDTTRWADASGSLVWMDAGVFAANRIDDAFVVVSTDGFADVPVRYENQLVGRTDSNGHLLVPWSSGYYRGKYEIDPMELPSTVQVPQVEQRLAVRRGTGYLLEFPMQRVVAASIHLVDAAQRDLPLGSQVRHEQSGARTVVGWDGLVYLEGLAEHNSLEVERSDGGNCRVQFRVEDDQSQVPLIGPLVCQ, from the coding sequence GTGCTGGCGGCCTGTGCGCTGCTGGTGCTGGGCTGTGGCCCGTTGCTTGGCGCCGAGCTGCCACCGCCACCGTCCAGCCTGCAAGCGGTTGGCGATGCGCAGTTGTACCTGGAGCTGGTGGTCAATCAGATGAGCAGCCCTGAGCTGGTGGCGGTGCAGCAACGCGCCGGGCGCCTGTACATGGCCACGGCGGACCTGCAGGCGGCGGGTATCCAGGTCCCAGGGCTGAGCGGCGCTGAAGTGGCCCTGGACACGATCAGCGGTCTGCACACCGACTACGACAGTCAGGGCCAGCGCCTGCTCTTGCAGGTGCCAGCCGCCTGGTTGCCGACCCAGGCCATCGGTAATCGTCAGCTGTACCCGGCCAGCGATGCCCGCAGCAGCTTTGGGGCATTGCTGAACTATGACCTGTACCTGAACGACACCGACGACGGCGGCACCTACCTTGCCGCCTGGAACGAGCTGCGCCTGTTTGACAGCTGGGGCACCTTATCGAGCACCGGGCAGTGGCGCCAGGCCCTGGATGGCAACGAGTTCGATGACAGCCAGCGCGGCTATCGGCGCTACGACACCACCTGGCGCTATACCGACGAAGCGCGCCTGCTGACCCTGGAAGTGGGCGACGTGCTCAGTGGCGCCTTGCCCTGGACCAGTTCGGTACGCCTGGGCGGCGTGCAGGTCTCGCGGGACTTTGCCGTGCGCCCGGACCTGGTCACCTATCCCTTGCCGGCGTTTGCCGGTGAGGCGGCGGTCCCCTCATCGCTGGATCTGTTCATCAATGGCTACAAAAGCTCCAGTGCCGAGTTGCAGCCTGGGCCCTACACCCTGACCAACATCCCCTTCATCAATGGTGCCGGTGAGGCGGTAGTGGTGACCACTGATGCCCTGGGGCGCCAGGTGTCCACCACCTTGCCGTTCTATGTCACCAGCAACTTGCTGCAAAAGGGTTTGAGCGATTTCTCGGTTGCCGCCGGCAGCCTGCGTCGCGACTATGCCTTGCGTGACTTTGCCTACGGCCCGGGCGTGGCCGCCGCCAGCCTGCGCTACGGCCTGAGTGAGCGCTTCACCCTGGAAAGTCACGTCGAATCCGCTGAATCCCTGACGCTGGGCGGTGTGGGTGGCAACTGGCAGGTCGGCAACTGGGGCGTGGTCAATGCGGCGCTGAGCCAGAGCAGCTTCGACAGCCGTAGCGGCCAGCAATGGAGTCTGGGCTACCAGTACAACAGTCCGCGTCTGGGCTTCAATTATCAACTTTTGCAACGACGCGGCGATTACGCCGACCTGTCACTGGTCGACAGCCCTTACACGCGCCTGAGCCAGCGCAGTGAGCAAGTCACCCTGAGCCTGAACCTGGAGCGCTACGGCAGCCTGGGTGCTGGCTACTTCGATGTGCGTGCCGGTGACCACAGCCGTACTCGTCTGCTCAACCTGAGCTGGAGCAAGCCCTTGTGGGGCAACAGCAGCCTGTACCTGTCGGCCAACCGCGAGATCGGTGACAGCCAATGGGCTGTTCAGGCGCAATGGGTGATCCCGTTCGACATGAGCGGCACCTTGAGCCTGAGCCTCGAGCGCAACAACAACGGCGAAAATTTGCAGCGGGTCAACTACAGTCGTGCGGTGCCGGCGGGCGGCGGCGTGGGCTACAGCCTCGGCTATGCCGAGGGTGACCGCGAGGCCTATCGTCAGGCCGACCTGACCTGGCGCCTGCAGTCGGTACAGTTGCAGGCTGGCGCCTATGGCACGGATGGCGACACCACGCGCTGGGCGGATGCCAGCGGTTCGCTGGTATGGATGGATGCCGGGGTGTTTGCCGCCAATCGCATTGACGACGCTTTCGTTGTGGTCAGTACCGATGGTTTTGCCGATGTCCCGGTGCGCTACGAGAACCAGCTGGTCGGCCGCACCGACAGCAACGGGCATTTGCTGGTGCCCTGGAGCAGCGGTTACTACCGGGGGAAATACGAGATCGACCCGATGGAGCTGCCCAGCACCGTGCAAGTGCCGCAGGTCGAGCAACGTCTGGCGGTGCGCCGCGGTACAGGTTATCTGCTGGAGTTTCCGATGCAACGGGTGGTAGCGGCCAGTATCCACCTGGTCGACGCCGCGCAGCGCGATCTGCCGCTGGGCAGCCAGGTGCGGCATGAACAGAGTGGCGCTCGCACCGTTGTAGGGTGGGACGGGCTGGTCTATCTGGAAGGGCTGGCCGAACACAACAGCCTGGAGGTCGAACGCAGCGATGGTGGCAACTGTCGTGTGCAGTTCCGTGTCGAGGACGATCAATCGCAGGTACCGCTGATCGGGCCGCTGGTGTGCCAATGA
- a CDS encoding Csu type fimbrial protein: MHPYISRLLFAGVGFALCTQAQAASVTGQINATLTLTASCQVNGASGSSGVNFGALDFGTQEALFTQAPGQVLGGGGGAMSILCSSGTVPVVKIGTGAHDAQSAGGNRALADGAGNFVPYDFYTDAGHTQPLAINGTITLPTSIGVAQTVNLYGLAKGKAGLPAGVYADTVNVELSF; this comes from the coding sequence ATGCATCCTTACATTTCTCGATTGCTCTTCGCCGGCGTCGGCTTCGCGCTGTGTACGCAAGCCCAGGCGGCGAGCGTAACCGGGCAGATCAATGCCACTCTGACTTTGACTGCCAGCTGTCAGGTCAACGGTGCCAGCGGCAGCAGCGGTGTGAACTTCGGTGCGCTGGATTTCGGCACCCAGGAAGCGTTGTTCACCCAGGCGCCGGGCCAGGTGCTGGGCGGTGGTGGCGGGGCGATGAGTATCCTCTGCTCCAGCGGTACGGTGCCGGTGGTGAAAATCGGTACCGGTGCGCACGACGCTCAGTCTGCCGGCGGCAACCGCGCGCTGGCCGATGGTGCTGGCAACTTCGTGCCTTATGACTTCTATACCGATGCAGGGCATACCCAGCCGTTGGCGATCAACGGCACGATCACGCTGCCGACCAGCATCGGCGTCGCGCAGACGGTCAACCTCTATGGCCTGGCCAAGGGCAAGGCTGGCCTGCCGGCCGGGGTCTACGCCGACACGGTGAACGTCGAGTTGAGTTTCTGA
- a CDS encoding fimbrial biogenesis chaperone codes for MRVSAGNSRGVIKGLGLMLAVLSGAPLQAATSVLIWPIDPVLEADQKAAALWLENRGTAPASLQVRVFAWRQGDYDDQYQAQREIIGSPPVATIAPGQKQLIRLTRTSASPAGQEQAYRIIIDEIPPALPDATNIDKPQAAIRFQMRYSVPLFVYGQGLWGKPDTSGQRDPNSVGKPALSWREVSVQGRPYVEIRNTGPMHARLTDVVLQQGGQHRPLVEGLLGYVLPGASMRWPVPQPMTAATVLKGRVNGQEPAQTLSQGQ; via the coding sequence ATGAGGGTAAGCGCTGGCAATTCGCGCGGGGTAATCAAAGGGCTGGGCTTGATGCTGGCGGTGCTGTCGGGCGCCCCCTTGCAGGCGGCTACCTCGGTGCTGATCTGGCCGATTGATCCGGTGCTGGAGGCTGACCAGAAAGCTGCGGCGCTGTGGCTGGAAAATCGCGGCACAGCACCGGCCAGCCTGCAGGTGCGAGTGTTCGCCTGGCGCCAGGGCGACTACGACGATCAGTACCAGGCCCAGCGCGAGATTATCGGCAGCCCACCGGTGGCGACTATCGCCCCTGGGCAAAAGCAGTTGATCCGTCTGACCCGCACCAGTGCCTCCCCGGCGGGCCAGGAACAAGCCTACCGGATCATTATCGATGAGATCCCCCCGGCGTTGCCGGACGCCACCAACATTGACAAGCCGCAAGCTGCGATCCGTTTTCAGATGCGCTACTCGGTACCGTTGTTCGTCTACGGCCAGGGCCTGTGGGGCAAGCCGGACACCAGCGGCCAGCGCGACCCGAATAGTGTAGGCAAGCCGGCGCTGAGCTGGCGCGAGGTCTCGGTGCAGGGCCGACCTTATGTGGAAATTCGCAACACCGGGCCTATGCATGCGCGCCTGACCGACGTGGTGCTGCAACAGGGGGGGCAACACCGTCCGCTGGTCGAAGGCCTGCTCGGCTATGTGCTGCCTGGCGCCAGCATGCGCTGGCCGGTGCCGCAACCGATGACCGCGGCCACGGTGCTCAAGGGCCGGGTCAATGGTCAGGAACCGGCCCAGACCCTGAGCCAGGGGCAATAA